The Thermosynechococcus sp. HN-54 DNA segment GCCTACAGAAACGGCGCCGCCGCCAGTGGTTAAAGTGGAGAGCCGTCCGCCGCGCCCTGCCCGTCCTAGCCGCTCTGAACCAGCGGAAGTGATTACCGTAACAATGACGGATCAAGAGCAGGCGGTCTATGCGGAAATGGGAATTTCTCCCCTTGTCCTCCACCCTGAGGAAGTGAAAAATCCGCGGGGAACGATTGTTATGGTGGCACGCCCTGGCCAAGACCCCCTACCCCTGCCCCAGAAAACAGCCCGACCCGTCAGTGAGGGAATGCCTGAGGATATCCCAGAGACTGCTGATGAGCCGCCTTCCCCTGTGGTCAGCACGATTAATGTCGAGCCGATTCCTGCCACCGCGCTGCTCAATACCAGTGGGCCAGAAGTCACTCCTGAGACTGAATCCGTCGGGGAAGCATCAACCACAGAGGCCGCTGTGCCCGCAGGTCGGCGGCGGCGGCGACGGGTCACCACTAGCGAGCAACTCTCCCTCGATGCCAATACTTAGGCTCAGCAATGCTGGGGGATCTAGACCCTGCCCTCATCCAAGAGTGGCTCAAGGCTGCACCAGGAGAAGTTGCCAAGGGGGAACCCCTGCAGCGGCTACCGAGGGTGGGGTCTGAAGCCTTTGCGTTTGCTGTTGTAACCCCAGAACATCAATTCACCCTTGGGCGCTCCACGCTACGCTTTCCCTTAATGAGCGCGATTAAGCCCTTTTTACTGCTGTATGCCTTGACGCTGTGGCAGGAGCAGGTGTGGACGTGGGTAGGGCAGCGACCCTCAGATTACCCCTATAACTCTGTGTTGCAGTTAACCCTCGATCAGGGGTGGCCCCGCAATCCGATGATCAATAGTGGGGCGATCGCCCTCGCGAGCCAGTTGTCCCAAGTGGGGGGGGTAGCCGCCTTTCAAACATGGCTGAATGAGTGTGCCGGTACCGAGTTGCGAGTGGATGAGGCGGTCTTAGCTGCGGTTCATCGCCATCCCAACTGGCAAAATCGCACCCTTGCTCACTTTTTGGTTGAGTCTGGACGGATTGCCGATGCGGGGGTTGCCCTTGAAATCTACAATCAGGTGTGCTGTTTCCAAGGAACGATTGAGGAGGTGGCGCGCCTAGGTCTGCTGTTGGCGTTGCCCCATGAAAAGGTGAGCGATCGCCACCGCCAGCAGGTGAATGTGCTCATGCTCACCTGTGGTCTTTACGAAGACTCCCCCCGCTATGCCCTAGAGATTGGCTTGCCCGTGAAATCGGGTGTCAGCGGTGTGATTTTGGCCATCGTGCCGCGACAGGGGGCGATCGCCTGCTACAGTCCACCCCTTGATCCCAGTGGCAACTCGATTTTAGGTCTATACCTGCTCCAGCGCATCAGCCGCCACTTCGGCCTCAGTCCCTTGGGCTAACTGCACCACCAAGCGGCGATCAGGTTCCTCGCCGTGGCTAAAGGTTTCAAGGCAATCGCTCTCTACCTTAATGAGACTGTGAACGACACGCCGCTCTGCCGCTGACAGCGAGCGAATTTCAACCGGTTTACCGGTGTCGAGGACTTGGGCAGCCACCTGATGGGCAATCTCCTGCAACTGCCGGTAGCGGGCACGCCGGTAGCCCGCCAATTCTAGGGTAAAAGCCGTTTGCTCCTCCCGTGATCGCCCCAAATTCAACGTGGCATTGAGCAGATATTGCAACGCATCGAGGGCTTGGGCATTGTTGGCCAGCAGTGATTCAATTTGCGCAGCACTCAGCGACTGGCGATCGATCTCTAGCCAGTGCCCCGGCACCACACCTGCTAAAGGGGACTCCACCACGGAAACGGTTGTCTTAAAGCCTGCTAAAGCAAGCGCCTGTTCCAGCCACGCACACCCCGCAGCAATTGGATCAGCGGTCATGCCTCCCCTCAACTTGATGGATTACGCTTGGCTTTGGTGGCCTTGGCACTTTTGGC contains these protein-coding regions:
- a CDS encoding glutaminase; amino-acid sequence: MLGDLDPALIQEWLKAAPGEVAKGEPLQRLPRVGSEAFAFAVVTPEHQFTLGRSTLRFPLMSAIKPFLLLYALTLWQEQVWTWVGQRPSDYPYNSVLQLTLDQGWPRNPMINSGAIALASQLSQVGGVAAFQTWLNECAGTELRVDEAVLAAVHRHPNWQNRTLAHFLVESGRIADAGVALEIYNQVCCFQGTIEEVARLGLLLALPHEKVSDRHRQQVNVLMLTCGLYEDSPRYALEIGLPVKSGVSGVILAIVPRQGAIACYSPPLDPSGNSILGLYLLQRISRHFGLSPLG
- a CDS encoding R3H domain-containing nucleic acid-binding protein translates to MTADPIAAGCAWLEQALALAGFKTTVSVVESPLAGVVPGHWLEIDRQSLSAAQIESLLANNAQALDALQYLLNATLNLGRSREEQTAFTLELAGYRRARYRQLQEIAHQVAAQVLDTGKPVEIRSLSAAERRVVHSLIKVESDCLETFSHGEEPDRRLVVQLAQGTEAEVAADALEQV